Proteins from a single region of Corynebacterium casei LMG S-19264:
- the gyrA gene encoding DNA gyrase subunit A — protein sequence MSDDNDDLFDKIHPIDINEEMETSYIDYAMSVIVGRALPEVRDGLKPVHRRILYAMYDSGYRPERGYVKSARPVSDAMGQFHPHGDSAIYDALVRLAQKWNMRYPMIDGQGNFGSPGNDGPAAMRYTECRMTPLAMEMVRDIRENTVNFSPNYDGKTQEPDILPSRIPNLLMNGSGGIAVGMATNIPPHNLNELAEAIFWLLENTEASEEEALEACMKFVKGPDFPTYGLIVGDNGIKDAYTTGRGSIRMRGVTSIEEQGSRQTIVITELPYQVNPDNLVTNIAESVANGKIAGISKIEDESSDRVGMRIVITLKRDAVARVVLNNLYKHSQLQTSFGANMLSIVDGVPRTLRIDQMLRYYVAHQIEVIVRRTQYRLDEAEKRAHVLRGLVKALDMLDEVIALIRRSPTVDEAREGLIALLDVDTIQADAILAMQLRRLAALERQKIVDELAEIELEIADYKDILAKPERQRAIVHDELQEIVEKYGDERRTQIIAATGDVTDEDLIARENVVVTITKTGYAKRTKVDSYKAQKRGGKGVRGAELKQDDIVKNFFICSTHDWILFFTNFGRVYRLKAYELPEASRTARGQHVANLLEFQPEEKIAQIIQIQSYEDAPYLVLATQQGRVKKSRLTDYESARSAGLIAINLNEGDALIGAELVSDADDILLTSEQGQAIRFTADDEQLRPMGRATAGVKGMRFRGDDQLLSLSVVQEGGFLLVATSGGYGKRTAIEEYAAQGRGGLGVMTFKYTPKRGKLIGAITVMEDDEIFAITSVGGVIRTEVNEIRPSSRATMGVRLVNLSDDVELLAIDRNVEDDGEEEALAVAKGEKTVEDAQQELDPNKPSDQDSENSESPVDDEE from the coding sequence ATGAGCGATGATAACGACGATCTTTTTGACAAGATCCATCCCATTGACATCAATGAGGAAATGGAAACCAGCTATATCGACTACGCAATGTCCGTCATTGTGGGTCGTGCGCTACCAGAAGTCCGCGACGGTCTGAAGCCAGTTCACCGTCGCATTTTGTATGCGATGTATGACTCGGGCTACCGCCCTGAGCGCGGTTACGTGAAGTCCGCGCGTCCGGTTTCTGACGCGATGGGTCAGTTCCACCCGCACGGTGACTCTGCTATCTATGACGCCCTGGTGCGTCTGGCACAGAAGTGGAACATGCGTTATCCAATGATTGACGGCCAGGGTAACTTTGGTTCTCCGGGTAATGACGGCCCGGCAGCTATGCGTTATACCGAGTGCCGCATGACACCATTGGCTATGGAGATGGTGCGTGATATTCGTGAAAACACCGTCAACTTCTCCCCAAACTATGATGGCAAGACCCAAGAGCCAGACATCCTGCCATCACGTATTCCAAACCTGTTGATGAACGGCTCCGGCGGTATTGCCGTGGGTATGGCCACCAACATCCCGCCGCACAACCTCAATGAGTTGGCGGAAGCTATCTTCTGGTTGCTGGAGAACACTGAGGCTTCGGAAGAAGAAGCACTCGAAGCCTGCATGAAGTTTGTGAAGGGCCCAGACTTCCCAACTTATGGCCTTATCGTTGGTGACAACGGAATCAAGGATGCTTATACCACCGGTCGTGGTTCCATCCGCATGCGTGGTGTGACTTCCATTGAGGAACAGGGGTCGCGTCAGACCATTGTTATTACGGAGCTTCCGTACCAGGTCAACCCGGACAACCTGGTCACCAATATTGCGGAGTCTGTGGCTAACGGCAAGATTGCCGGTATTTCCAAGATTGAAGATGAGTCTTCGGACCGTGTTGGTATGCGCATTGTCATCACGCTGAAGCGTGATGCTGTAGCGCGCGTGGTGCTCAACAACCTGTACAAGCACTCCCAGCTGCAGACTTCTTTCGGTGCCAACATGCTGTCCATCGTGGATGGCGTGCCACGTACCCTGCGCATCGATCAGATGTTGCGCTACTACGTAGCTCACCAGATTGAAGTTATTGTTCGCCGTACCCAGTACCGCCTCGACGAAGCAGAAAAGCGTGCGCACGTTCTGCGCGGTCTGGTTAAGGCACTGGACATGCTTGATGAGGTCATCGCGCTGATCCGCCGCAGCCCAACCGTGGATGAAGCACGTGAGGGCTTGATTGCCCTGCTAGATGTGGACACTATCCAGGCTGATGCAATTTTGGCCATGCAGCTGCGTCGTCTGGCTGCCTTGGAGCGTCAAAAGATTGTTGATGAGTTGGCAGAGATCGAACTTGAGATCGCTGACTACAAGGACATCCTGGCTAAGCCTGAGCGTCAGCGTGCGATTGTGCATGATGAGCTGCAGGAAATCGTCGAAAAGTATGGCGATGAGCGCCGCACCCAGATCATTGCCGCAACTGGCGATGTCACCGATGAAGACCTCATCGCACGTGAAAACGTGGTTGTCACCATCACCAAGACTGGCTACGCCAAGCGCACCAAGGTGGATTCTTACAAGGCGCAAAAGCGCGGCGGCAAGGGTGTTCGCGGCGCTGAGCTGAAGCAAGATGACATTGTGAAAAACTTCTTCATCTGTTCCACCCATGACTGGATTTTGTTCTTCACCAACTTCGGTCGCGTCTACCGTCTCAAGGCGTACGAGCTGCCGGAGGCATCCCGTACCGCCCGTGGTCAGCACGTAGCTAACCTGCTGGAGTTCCAGCCGGAAGAAAAGATCGCGCAGATCATTCAGATCCAGTCCTACGAGGACGCTCCTTACTTGGTTCTGGCTACCCAGCAGGGCCGCGTGAAGAAGTCCCGCCTGACCGATTATGAGTCCGCGCGTTCGGCTGGTCTGATTGCTATCAACCTCAATGAGGGCGACGCTTTGATCGGCGCGGAGCTGGTCTCTGACGCCGATGATATTTTGTTGACCTCGGAGCAGGGCCAGGCCATTCGCTTTACTGCCGATGATGAGCAGCTGCGCCCAATGGGCCGCGCCACCGCCGGTGTGAAGGGCATGCGTTTCCGCGGCGATGACCAGCTGCTGAGCCTGTCCGTGGTCCAAGAAGGCGGCTTCCTGCTGGTTGCTACTTCCGGTGGCTACGGCAAGCGCACCGCGATTGAAGAGTACGCTGCGCAGGGCCGTGGCGGCTTGGGCGTGATGACCTTTAAGTACACACCAAAGCGCGGCAAGCTCATTGGCGCGATCACGGTGATGGAAGATGATGAAATCTTCGCCATTACCTCTGTCGGCGGCGTGATCCGCACTGAGGTTAATGAGATTCGTCCTTCCTCTCGCGCCACTATGGGTGTACGTTTGGTTAACCTGAGCGATGATGTTGAGCTGCTTGCCATCGACCGCAATGTGGAAGATGATGGTGAGGAAGAAGCACTCGCTGTAGCGAAGGGTGAAAAGACTGTTGAGGATGCTCAGCAGGAATTGGATCCTAACAAGCCAAGTGATCAGGATTCTGAAAATTCAGAATCCCCAGTAGACGATGAGGAGTAA
- a CDS encoding metallophosphoesterase family protein: protein MARTLWAVSDLHVTFKENQQVVDKLAPRDPADWLIVAGDVAERIPDVVKALKPLTKRFAKVIWVPGNHELFNRSSERIRGKARYRALVGELRAIGVITPEDPYPVFGGVTICPLFTLYDYSFRPLGVTAKQAVAQAKIKLDDELAIAPYVDIEKWCAERVEYCEDRLNAVRGQTILVNHWPLVVEPTHRLFEPDIALWCGTTATRNWALKYHAQMVIHGHLHIPAETRVDGVSHIDVSLGYPFEKPPGKFRRRWPLEVMQTPKNP from the coding sequence ATGGCACGCACACTTTGGGCAGTCAGCGACCTGCACGTTACGTTCAAGGAGAACCAACAGGTTGTTGATAAGCTCGCTCCCCGCGACCCCGCCGATTGGTTGATTGTCGCCGGTGATGTCGCCGAACGCATCCCGGATGTTGTGAAAGCGCTGAAGCCGCTGACCAAGCGTTTCGCCAAGGTGATTTGGGTACCTGGCAACCATGAGCTGTTTAACCGTTCCTCCGAGCGCATCCGCGGCAAAGCCCGCTACCGGGCGCTGGTGGGGGAGTTGCGCGCCATTGGTGTGATTACGCCGGAAGACCCGTACCCGGTCTTTGGTGGCGTAACCATTTGCCCGCTGTTTACGCTTTATGATTACAGCTTTCGCCCGCTTGGGGTAACAGCAAAGCAGGCCGTTGCACAGGCAAAGATAAAGCTTGACGATGAACTCGCGATCGCCCCTTACGTCGACATCGAAAAGTGGTGCGCGGAACGTGTCGAATACTGCGAAGACCGGCTCAACGCGGTGCGCGGGCAAACCATTTTGGTCAACCACTGGCCACTGGTGGTCGAACCCACCCACCGGCTTTTTGAGCCGGACATTGCGCTGTGGTGCGGCACCACCGCGACGCGGAACTGGGCGCTGAAATACCACGCGCAGATGGTCATTCACGGCCACCTGCACATTCCTGCGGAAACCCGTGTGGATGGGGTCAGCCACATCGATGTTTCGTTGG
- a CDS encoding DUF3566 domain-containing protein, producing MARRNVSLKRISPLSAFRVGLAMSLVGLVAWLLAVVLLYFGMDQFGIWESLNSLIFDVGGNQTITFGMVVSICALIGAVIAILNTILAPILALIYNAIVDLFGGIEIGLQDRATKSAKSANKSTSKPAKANS from the coding sequence ATGGCACGACGAAATGTTTCGCTGAAGCGAATTTCACCGCTATCGGCGTTTCGCGTCGGTTTGGCCATGTCACTGGTAGGCCTGGTGGCCTGGTTGTTGGCAGTGGTGTTGTTGTACTTCGGCATGGATCAGTTCGGCATCTGGGAGTCTCTCAACTCTCTCATCTTCGATGTCGGCGGCAACCAAACCATCACGTTTGGAATGGTGGTGTCCATCTGCGCGTTGATCGGTGCGGTTATCGCGATTCTCAACACCATCCTGGCGCCGATTTTGGCGCTGATCTACAACGCCATCGTTGACCTTTTCGGCGGCATTGAGATTGGCTTGCAGGACAGGGCCACCAAGTCAGCCAAGTCCGCTAACAAGTCGACGAGCAAGCCGGCTAAGGCCAACAGCTAG
- a CDS encoding DUF6918 family protein yields MPNLSQLLEPQVRPALIKDLSEFIQQTVNEQSGISGMAIKGAVSTVTRVNSEIIPKGINQILPDMLGDLAPRWEEFEKSGAQDFGAFLEKDSDKVADAVMSTADRHAERINVTPLAKAYKSLRNKGAKIVEGKVPELGGILQNHMK; encoded by the coding sequence ATGCCTAATCTCTCTCAGCTCCTAGAACCACAGGTCCGTCCAGCACTCATCAAGGACTTGTCCGAGTTCATTCAGCAGACCGTCAATGAACAGTCCGGTATCTCCGGTATGGCCATCAAGGGCGCGGTTTCAACCGTTACCCGCGTTAATTCGGAGATTATTCCGAAGGGTATCAACCAGATCTTGCCTGACATGCTGGGTGATCTAGCACCACGCTGGGAAGAATTTGAAAAGTCTGGTGCCCAGGACTTCGGTGCCTTCCTGGAAAAGGACTCCGATAAGGTCGCCGATGCCGTCATGTCGACTGCGGACCGCCACGCTGAGCGCATCAACGTCACACCTTTAGCAAAGGCCTACAAGTCTCTGCGCAACAAGGGCGCCAAGATTGTTGAAGGCAAGGTTCCAGAACTGGGCGGCATCCTTCAAAATCACATGAAGTAG